A single window of Undibacterium sp. 5I1 DNA harbors:
- the cyoB gene encoding cytochrome o ubiquinol oxidase subunit I, which produces MQDHIDLTKLIFGRLTWDAIPFHEPILLATFIVVGIGGVAVLSALTYFRVWGMLWRDWFTSIDHKRIGIMYVIFALVMLLRGFADAIMMRLQQALAFGDSAGFLPPHHYDQIFTAHGVIMIFFVAMPLVTGLMNYVVPLQIGARDVAFPFLNNFSFWMTAFGGGLVMASLFVGEFARTGWLAYPPLSGIMSSPDVGVDYYIWSLQIAGVGTLLSGINLIATIVKMRAPGMTMMKMPVFTWTALCTNVLIVAAFPVLTAVLGMLSLDRMVGTNFFTNDMGGNAMMYVNLIWIWGHPEVYILVLPAFGIFSEIVSTFCSKRLFGYTSMVYATVVITILSYLVWLHHFFTMGSGASVNSFFGITTMIISIPTGAKIFNWLFTMYRGRIRFELPMLWTLGFMITFVIGGMTGVLLAVPPADFVLHNSLFLIAHFHNVIIGGVLFGMFAGINYWFPKAFGYKLDDFWGKCCFWFWTIGFYFAFMPLYVLGLMGVTRRMSHFEDPSLQIWFQIAAFGAFLIALGIASFIIQLYVSFKRRDSLRDFTGDPWGGRTLEWSTSSPPPAYNFAFTPKVYDNDAWADMKSNQYARPQDGFVAIHMPKNTGAGFIIALLSAVCGFALIWQMWLLAGLGFTAMMVAIIVHTFNYKRDYYIPVADVVRTEGERTHLLGTGQGASYV; this is translated from the coding sequence ATGCAAGACCATATCGATTTGACGAAGCTGATCTTCGGCCGTCTCACCTGGGATGCAATTCCCTTCCATGAACCTATCCTGCTGGCGACATTTATTGTTGTCGGTATCGGTGGTGTAGCAGTTCTGTCGGCACTGACTTATTTCCGTGTATGGGGCATGTTGTGGCGTGACTGGTTTACCAGTATCGACCACAAAAGAATCGGCATTATGTATGTAATTTTTGCACTGGTGATGCTGCTACGCGGCTTCGCTGATGCGATCATGATGCGACTGCAGCAGGCGTTGGCGTTTGGTGATTCTGCCGGTTTTTTGCCGCCACATCACTATGATCAAATTTTTACGGCACATGGCGTGATTATGATTTTTTTCGTCGCCATGCCTTTGGTCACTGGCTTGATGAACTATGTCGTACCACTGCAAATAGGTGCACGCGATGTGGCCTTTCCTTTCCTGAATAATTTTAGTTTCTGGATGACTGCATTCGGCGGTGGCCTGGTAATGGCGTCATTGTTTGTGGGTGAATTTGCCCGCACTGGCTGGCTGGCGTATCCACCGCTCTCTGGCATTATGTCCAGCCCGGATGTGGGGGTGGACTATTACATCTGGTCGCTACAGATCGCAGGTGTCGGGACTTTGCTCTCGGGGATTAATCTGATTGCGACAATCGTTAAAATGCGTGCCCCTGGCATGACCATGATGAAAATGCCTGTGTTCACCTGGACTGCTCTGTGCACCAACGTGTTGATCGTTGCAGCCTTCCCTGTTCTAACAGCGGTATTAGGTATGTTGTCGCTGGATCGTATGGTCGGCACTAACTTTTTCACCAACGATATGGGCGGCAACGCCATGATGTATGTGAACCTGATCTGGATTTGGGGTCATCCCGAAGTTTATATTTTGGTCTTGCCTGCTTTCGGTATTTTCTCTGAAATTGTATCGACCTTCTGCAGCAAACGTCTGTTCGGCTACACATCAATGGTCTACGCGACAGTCGTAATCACGATCTTGTCCTACCTAGTGTGGCTACATCACTTTTTCACCATGGGATCTGGCGCGAGTGTCAATTCGTTCTTCGGTATCACCACCATGATTATTTCTATCCCGACTGGTGCGAAGATATTTAACTGGTTGTTCACAATGTACCGTGGTCGTATTCGTTTTGAATTACCTATGTTATGGACTTTGGGCTTTATGATCACATTCGTCATCGGCGGTATGACAGGCGTGTTGTTGGCGGTACCGCCTGCCGATTTTGTTCTGCACAATAGTCTGTTCCTGATCGCTCACTTCCATAACGTGATTATTGGTGGCGTATTGTTTGGTATGTTTGCTGGAATCAACTACTGGTTCCCAAAAGCTTTCGGCTACAAATTGGATGATTTCTGGGGTAAATGCTGCTTCTGGTTCTGGACTATCGGTTTCTACTTCGCTTTCATGCCGTTGTATGTACTCGGCCTGATGGGTGTGACACGACGCATGAGCCATTTTGAAGATCCGTCTTTACAAATCTGGTTCCAGATCGCTGCATTCGGTGCTTTCCTGATTGCTTTGGGTATCGCCTCTTTCATCATTCAGTTATACGTCAGCTTCAAGCGCCGTGACTCCCTGCGTGACTTTACTGGTGATCCTTGGGGTGGCCGTACACTGGAATGGTCGACATCTTCACCACCACCAGCATATAACTTTGCGTTCACACCAAAAGTCTATGACAACGATGCGTGGGCGGATATGAAAAGCAACCAATACGCTCGCCCTCAAGATGGTTTTGTGGCAATCCATATGCCAAAGAATACTGGTGCCGGTTTTATCATCGCCTTACTGAGTGCCGTATGTGGTTTTGCCCTGATCTGGCAAATGTGGTTGCTGGCAGGCTTGGGCTTTACTGCAATGATGGTGGCAATTATTGTTCACACCTTCAATTACAAACGTGACTACTACATCCCTGTTGCTGATGTTGTCCGTACTGAAGGCGAACGTACCCACTTGTTAGGTACCGGCCAAGGTGCAAGCTATGTCTAA
- the ompR gene encoding two-component system response regulator OmpR, which produces MDSPNISKAKILVVDDDVRLRDLLRRYLTEQGFNVVSAENAQAMNKLWIRERYDLLVLDLMLPGEDGLAICRRLRGAGDQTPIIMLTAKGEEVDRIIGLEMGADDYLPKPFSPRELVARINAVLRRKVPTELPGAPSEGPQTFEFGDFILDLATRTLKKDHENISLTTGEFSVLKVFARHARQPLSREKLMELARGREYEVFDRSLDVQISRLRKLIEPDPSNPLYIQTVWGLGYVFIPDGQSR; this is translated from the coding sequence ATGGACAGTCCAAACATTAGCAAAGCTAAAATCTTAGTTGTGGATGATGACGTGCGCTTGAGAGATTTGTTGCGCCGCTACCTCACAGAACAAGGCTTTAATGTTGTCAGTGCCGAGAATGCTCAAGCAATGAATAAGCTTTGGATACGCGAGCGCTATGACTTATTAGTGTTAGATTTAATGTTACCAGGAGAAGATGGACTTGCGATTTGTCGTCGTCTTCGAGGGGCAGGAGATCAAACGCCAATCATAATGTTAACGGCAAAAGGGGAAGAGGTTGATCGTATTATTGGTTTGGAAATGGGAGCGGATGATTATTTACCTAAACCTTTCAGCCCACGTGAATTAGTCGCACGTATTAATGCTGTTTTGCGCCGAAAAGTTCCGACTGAATTGCCTGGCGCTCCATCGGAGGGGCCTCAAACATTCGAGTTCGGTGATTTTATACTCGACCTGGCTACTCGAACACTGAAAAAAGATCACGAAAATATCAGCTTAACTACTGGTGAATTTTCAGTACTTAAAGTGTTTGCGCGGCATGCAAGACAACCTCTCTCACGCGAAAAATTAATGGAATTGGCACGTGGCCGTGAATACGAAGTCTTTGATCGCAGTCTAGACGTCCAGATCTCACGCCTTAGAAAATTAATTGAGCCGGATCCTTCAAATCCTCTGTATATACAAACAGTTTGGGGCTTAGGGTATGTATTCATCCCCGACGGCCAATCACGTTAA
- a CDS encoding RnfH family protein has translation MGDSNMIVVQVCYCDQKEITLLNICVSEESTLLDAFKKSRICELRQDVNLAKCKIGIFGKLKSENTILRAGDRVEIYRPLLADPMEARRRRAKKYST, from the coding sequence ATGGGTGACTCCAACATGATCGTTGTGCAAGTTTGCTACTGCGACCAAAAAGAAATAACGCTACTCAATATTTGTGTTTCAGAAGAATCCACTTTATTAGATGCATTTAAAAAAAGTCGAATCTGTGAGCTGCGTCAGGATGTTAATCTAGCTAAGTGCAAAATTGGAATCTTTGGTAAGTTGAAATCAGAAAATACGATTTTGCGTGCTGGTGACCGAGTTGAAATTTATCGGCCATTACTGGCTGACCCAATGGAGGCTCGCCGCCGAAGGGCAAAAAAATATTCAACATAA
- a CDS encoding type II toxin-antitoxin system RatA family toxin: MAVVHKTVFVTYSAAQMFALVERVEDYPQFLPWCGDVSVAQRTEQDLVASLSINYHGIKQRFTTKNTNTPPNLMEMTLVDGPFKQLLGRWKFSELREDACKIDFDLNYEFSSTILEHLIGPVFSKIANSFVDSFCARAEKLYG, from the coding sequence ATGGCAGTCGTACATAAAACGGTTTTTGTTACCTACAGCGCAGCACAAATGTTTGCATTAGTTGAGCGTGTAGAGGATTATCCTCAATTTTTGCCTTGGTGCGGTGATGTGAGCGTCGCACAAAGAACCGAGCAAGATTTAGTCGCTTCATTATCCATCAATTACCATGGTATCAAGCAAAGATTTACTACCAAAAATACTAACACTCCGCCGAATTTGATGGAGATGACCTTGGTTGATGGCCCGTTTAAGCAATTGCTTGGCCGGTGGAAATTTAGTGAATTGCGAGAGGATGCATGCAAAATAGACTTCGATTTAAACTATGAATTTTCTAGCACGATACTAGAACATTTGATTGGTCCTGTGTTTAGTAAAATCGCGAATAGCTTCGTCGATTCTTTTTGCGCTCGTGCCGAGAAGCTGTATGGGTGA
- a CDS encoding ATP-binding protein: MRSYLNSFEWPKSGLFWRTFFLLALLVMSSMAVWFASFRMVERAPRAQQIAAQISSIVTITRAALTHSAPDKRRELLFDLASNDGIRVYLLEETDDIESQDRTPAFEELRASVQKKLGTHTRFAKKMNGVDGFWVSFEIDDDRYWLRLDQERIEQATGIQVLGWAAITLFLTLIGAAIISKLINDPLARISVAARMLAKGKQPRPLPEKGPKEIRETNSSFNQMMEDLERIDLDRTIILAGISHDLRTPLARMQLEVEMANLSAESRQGMQSDLGQMDEIIGQFLDYAKPIDAATLNQIDLSDLLLRVIEEFSRLTDVQINSSILPDMWINGNAIELKRLFNNIIENARRYGKTSGTDLVNIDLHCEYKNKEKKQGFIISLRDYGNGVNEEDLIRLLRPFTRGDVSRSQANGSGLGLAIVEKITQQHDGTLRISNHSNGGFVVTIFL, encoded by the coding sequence ATGCGCTCTTACCTGAATAGTTTCGAATGGCCAAAAAGTGGTCTGTTTTGGCGCACATTTTTTTTGTTAGCTTTACTCGTCATGAGTAGTATGGCAGTTTGGTTCGCCAGTTTTAGAATGGTGGAACGCGCACCAAGAGCCCAGCAAATAGCCGCACAAATATCCTCCATTGTCACTATTACCCGTGCGGCTCTGACCCACTCAGCGCCAGATAAACGACGCGAGCTACTATTCGACCTGGCAAGTAATGACGGAATTCGTGTTTACTTATTAGAAGAAACCGATGACATTGAATCGCAAGACAGGACTCCAGCATTTGAAGAATTGCGCGCATCAGTTCAAAAAAAATTAGGAACTCATACTCGTTTTGCCAAAAAAATGAATGGCGTAGACGGTTTTTGGGTCAGCTTTGAAATTGATGACGATAGATACTGGCTGAGACTAGATCAAGAGCGAATAGAACAAGCAACTGGAATACAGGTATTAGGTTGGGCTGCAATTACTTTATTTTTAACATTGATAGGTGCAGCAATTATTTCAAAATTGATTAATGATCCATTAGCAAGAATCAGTGTTGCGGCACGCATGTTAGCCAAAGGAAAACAGCCTAGGCCTTTACCAGAAAAAGGGCCAAAAGAAATTAGGGAAACCAACTCTAGTTTCAATCAAATGATGGAAGACTTAGAGCGAATAGATTTAGACCGTACAATTATTCTTGCTGGAATATCGCACGACCTAAGAACCCCATTAGCTCGCATGCAACTTGAAGTAGAAATGGCAAATTTATCTGCTGAGTCAAGACAAGGCATGCAATCCGATTTGGGTCAAATGGACGAGATCATCGGGCAATTCCTTGACTATGCTAAACCCATCGATGCAGCAACACTCAATCAAATTGATCTAAGCGATTTACTTTTGCGGGTAATAGAAGAATTTTCACGATTAACCGATGTTCAGATAAATTCGTCGATACTTCCTGACATGTGGATCAATGGCAATGCGATCGAACTAAAAAGACTATTTAACAATATTATTGAAAATGCTCGGCGCTATGGAAAAACATCCGGTACCGATTTAGTCAACATCGATCTCCACTGTGAATATAAAAATAAAGAAAAAAAACAAGGCTTTATTATTAGTTTGAGAGACTACGGTAATGGGGTGAACGAGGAAGACTTGATCAGATTATTGCGCCCCTTTACAAGAGGTGATGTATCACGAAGCCAGGCAAATGGTTCAGGGTTGGGACTAGCTATTGTAGAAAAAATTACTCAACAACATGACGGTACGCTGCGTATTTCAAATCATAGTAATGGTGGATTCGTTGTAACAATTTTCCTGTAA
- the cyoA gene encoding ubiquinol oxidase subunit II translates to MIPLFARRGLALLPAVLLAGCNTVVMNPSGDIAAQQSHLIWVSTLLMLLIIVPVIILTIVFAWRYRKSNTAATYEPDWDHSTQLELVIWGAPLLIIIALGLITWISTHTLDPYRKLSRLDENRPIPMGTKTLNVEVVALDWKWLFIYPDLGIATVNELAAPVDVPVHFKITASSVMNSFFIPALAGQIYAMPGMETSLNAVINKPGEFEGFSANYSGAGFSDMRFKFHGMSAKNFDLWVQATKAKAQTLDRANYLELEKPSQRDPVRHYASVDADLYHAILNRCVGAGEVCMDKMMMSDARANAKAYAASNAKADFTSIFTQRLKQDNATRLSFNIDAEICTASPLTIGKQ, encoded by the coding sequence ATGATTCCATTATTTGCACGTCGCGGATTAGCTCTCCTCCCTGCAGTTTTGTTGGCAGGCTGCAACACGGTAGTAATGAATCCATCAGGTGATATTGCTGCTCAGCAAAGTCACCTGATCTGGGTTTCAACACTACTGATGTTACTGATCATCGTACCGGTGATCATTCTCACCATCGTATTTGCATGGCGCTACCGGAAAAGCAATACCGCAGCGACATATGAACCTGACTGGGATCATTCAACCCAGTTAGAACTCGTGATCTGGGGCGCACCGCTGCTAATTATTATCGCTCTGGGTCTGATCACCTGGATCAGCACGCACACCTTAGATCCTTACCGTAAGCTGTCGCGCCTGGATGAAAACCGCCCTATTCCTATGGGTACCAAGACGTTAAATGTCGAAGTAGTAGCGCTGGACTGGAAATGGTTATTCATCTACCCGGATCTTGGTATCGCTACGGTAAATGAGCTGGCGGCACCAGTGGATGTACCTGTTCACTTCAAGATCACAGCATCCAGTGTCATGAACTCTTTCTTCATTCCTGCGCTGGCTGGTCAGATTTATGCCATGCCTGGAATGGAAACCTCACTCAACGCGGTAATTAACAAGCCAGGCGAATTTGAGGGTTTCTCTGCAAATTATAGCGGTGCAGGTTTCTCGGATATGCGTTTCAAGTTTCATGGCATGAGCGCCAAAAACTTCGATCTGTGGGTACAAGCTACCAAAGCGAAAGCACAAACACTGGATCGGGCAAATTATCTGGAACTAGAAAAACCGAGTCAGCGTGACCCGGTGCGTCATTACGCGAGCGTTGATGCGGATTTGTATCATGCCATCCTGAATCGTTGCGTTGGTGCAGGCGAAGTCTGCATGGACAAAATGATGATGAGCGATGCCAGAGCTAACGCAAAAGCCTATGCTGCATCCAATGCCAAAGCAGATTTCACCAGTATTTTTACGCAACGCCTTAAGCAAGATAACGCAACACGATTGTCCTTCAATATCGACGCTGAAATTTGTACAGCATCCCCTCTTACCATCGGAAAACAATGA
- a CDS encoding MFS transporter: MTDSTIRNVRNTKSDHSSIAPGEIAIGVVIGRASEYFDFFVYAIASVLVFPQVFFPFEQRLEGTLYAFVIFSFAFLARPFGTVTFMEIQRRLGREAKLTIALFLLGISTAGIAFLPTYSHLGVTSIVLLSLLRIGQGIALGGSWDGLPSLLALNAPQNKRGWYAMLGQLGAPVGFMIAAGLFAYLVTNLSIEDFLDWGWRYPFYVAFAINVVALFARLRLVSTNEYKRLLDERELEPTNIVEMTRSQGRNLLIGALAALASYALFHLVTVFPLSWITIYSKRSLSGFLEIQMIGAVLMIVGIIISGLVADRIGRRKMLFTLALMIAVLSGFVPALLGGSELGQDIFILLGFSILGLSYGQAAGAVTANFAPKYRYTGAALTSDLAWLVGAGFAPLVALGLSSHFGLEYVSLYLLSGAACSMAALSLNRALEIKN, translated from the coding sequence ATGACAGATTCTACAATTAGGAATGTCAGAAATACTAAATCTGATCATTCCTCGATTGCCCCGGGAGAGATCGCAATTGGTGTTGTGATCGGTCGAGCATCAGAATATTTTGATTTCTTCGTGTATGCGATCGCGTCGGTGCTGGTTTTTCCTCAGGTTTTTTTTCCTTTTGAGCAACGATTAGAAGGCACTCTTTACGCCTTCGTGATTTTTTCATTTGCATTCTTAGCCCGTCCGTTTGGTACAGTGACTTTTATGGAAATCCAACGGCGATTGGGGCGTGAAGCTAAGCTCACCATTGCCTTATTTTTGCTTGGTATTTCCACCGCTGGGATCGCGTTCCTCCCGACTTACTCCCATCTTGGCGTAACTTCTATCGTGTTACTTTCTTTGCTGCGGATAGGGCAGGGCATTGCGCTGGGCGGCTCTTGGGACGGTTTGCCTTCTTTACTTGCTCTAAATGCGCCACAAAATAAACGTGGCTGGTACGCGATGTTAGGGCAATTAGGCGCCCCGGTTGGCTTTATGATTGCTGCCGGTTTGTTCGCTTATCTGGTCACAAATTTGTCTATTGAAGACTTCTTGGATTGGGGCTGGCGCTATCCGTTTTATGTCGCGTTTGCGATTAATGTAGTCGCGTTATTTGCCCGTTTGAGGTTGGTTTCTACTAACGAATATAAGCGACTATTGGATGAGCGTGAGCTGGAGCCAACGAATATCGTTGAGATGACCCGCTCACAAGGTCGTAACCTGTTGATTGGTGCGCTCGCGGCTTTGGCTAGCTACGCACTGTTTCATCTTGTCACGGTGTTCCCGTTATCCTGGATTACGATTTATTCCAAACGCTCGCTAAGTGGGTTTTTAGAGATACAGATGATAGGCGCGGTGTTGATGATCGTCGGCATTATTATCTCTGGCCTGGTCGCAGATCGTATCGGCCGTCGTAAGATGTTATTCACCTTGGCGCTGATGATTGCCGTACTGAGCGGATTTGTACCGGCTTTGTTAGGTGGTAGCGAGCTTGGGCAAGATATTTTTATCTTGTTAGGTTTTAGTATATTGGGGTTATCTTACGGCCAAGCTGCCGGTGCCGTGACTGCCAATTTTGCACCTAAGTATCGCTATACTGGTGCTGCCTTAACCTCTGATCTGGCATGGCTAGTGGGCGCAGGCTTTGCACCATTAGTGGCACTTGGACTGTCTTCTCATTTCGGTCTTGAATACGTCAGTCTGTACCTGTTATCCGGTGCAGCGTGCTCGATGGCAGCACTTAGCTTGAATCGAGCTTTAGAGATTAAGAATTAA
- the cyoC gene encoding cytochrome o ubiquinol oxidase subunit III, translating to MHASSDFYVKEHHPENGTLLGFWLYLMSDCLIFACLFATYAVLGRNYAGGPTGAELFDLPLVAINTSLLLLSSITYGFAMLEMQRKRVPATLIWLAITGLLGACFIGFELYEFVHLIHEGAGPQRSGFLTSFFALVGTHGLHVSFGIIWLITLMFQVGRHGITPENSRRLMCLSMFWHFLDVVWIGVFTFVYLMGVLP from the coding sequence ATGCATGCCAGCAGCGATTTTTATGTCAAAGAGCACCATCCGGAAAATGGCACTTTGCTCGGCTTCTGGCTCTACCTGATGAGCGACTGCCTGATCTTCGCCTGCCTGTTTGCAACCTATGCGGTACTTGGTCGTAACTATGCAGGTGGCCCTACAGGTGCAGAATTGTTTGACCTGCCCCTGGTTGCGATCAACACATCGTTGCTATTGTTATCGTCCATCACTTACGGCTTTGCCATGTTGGAAATGCAGCGTAAGCGCGTCCCAGCCACCTTGATCTGGCTCGCCATTACCGGCCTACTTGGTGCCTGCTTTATTGGCTTTGAGTTATATGAGTTTGTGCATCTGATACACGAAGGTGCAGGTCCTCAGCGCAGTGGATTTCTGACCTCATTCTTTGCCTTAGTTGGCACACATGGCCTGCACGTGAGCTTCGGCATTATCTGGCTGATTACATTGATGTTCCAAGTTGGTCGTCATGGTATTACGCCAGAGAACAGCAGAAGACTGATGTGCTTGTCAATGTTCTGGCACTTTCTTGATGTGGTCTGGATTGGTGTATTTACCTTTGTTTATTTGATGGGAGTTTTACCATGA
- the cyoD gene encoding cytochrome o ubiquinol oxidase subunit IV, with the protein MSANQEHMAHGHGGHHDAHHEHGHMHADHGSLKSYATGFILAVILTAIPFWLVMGKVFDKSSTTGFILLGFAAVQIVVHMVYFLHMNTKSEGGWSMLALLFTGMLVFIMMSGSLWVMYHLNHNMMPGMMHETETKPESISVMPMPATQSTQAATPASLPLPAPDNMKTMPSMQ; encoded by the coding sequence ATGAGCGCAAACCAAGAACACATGGCTCACGGTCACGGCGGCCATCATGATGCTCACCACGAGCATGGTCATATGCATGCGGATCATGGCAGTCTGAAAAGCTATGCCACAGGATTTATCCTGGCAGTGATTTTGACGGCAATCCCATTTTGGTTAGTCATGGGCAAAGTCTTTGATAAATCAAGTACGACTGGATTTATCTTGTTGGGATTTGCGGCTGTACAGATCGTGGTGCATATGGTGTATTTCCTGCACATGAATACTAAGTCTGAAGGCGGCTGGTCAATGCTGGCGTTGCTGTTCACCGGCATGCTGGTCTTCATTATGATGAGTGGTTCGCTCTGGGTCATGTATCACTTAAATCACAATATGATGCCTGGCATGATGCATGAAACAGAAACCAAACCGGAATCGATTAGCGTGATGCCAATGCCGGCGACACAATCAACACAAGCAGCAACGCCAGCATCATTACCGTTACCTGCGCCGGATAACATGAAGACTATGCCGTCTATGCAATGA
- a CDS encoding DUF4124 domain-containing protein encodes MSKYQTFIIGSALIALTSATVHVSAYAQYIWLDEKGSKQFSDMPPPINTPKSRILKTPFKTAEDKSVATGASENTDKSNTPKKLEKPVTTATKNEDFQKRRTEQAEAEKKAAEETQNKADRGKNCERAKSYQQTLDSGARIATTDKNGERNYMDDAQRAKESADVKRAIADCK; translated from the coding sequence ATGTCTAAATATCAAACCTTCATCATTGGAAGCGCATTGATTGCCTTAACTTCTGCTACGGTACATGTGTCTGCATATGCTCAATATATATGGCTGGACGAAAAAGGTAGCAAACAATTTTCTGATATGCCGCCGCCAATCAACACACCGAAAAGTCGGATTTTAAAAACACCATTTAAAACTGCGGAAGATAAATCAGTAGCAACTGGCGCTTCAGAAAATACAGATAAAAGCAATACTCCAAAAAAACTCGAAAAACCGGTGACTACTGCGACCAAAAACGAAGATTTTCAGAAAAGGCGGACAGAGCAAGCAGAAGCAGAAAAAAAAGCTGCAGAAGAAACTCAAAACAAAGCTGACAGGGGAAAAAACTGCGAACGAGCCAAATCTTACCAACAGACATTGGACTCAGGAGCAAGAATAGCGACGACAGATAAAAACGGTGAAAGAAATTATATGGACGACGCCCAAAGAGCTAAAGAGTCGGCGGACGTCAAACGAGCGATTGCTGATTGCAAATAA
- a CDS encoding SURF1 family protein — protein sequence MSKPEQGMAGDGVGLTLTTESPNRASRHSMLFRLAFTACMGIIFAGFISLATWQVKRLQWKLDLIERVEQRVHAAATPAPTSAQWPRINASADEYRHVQVTGNFLAKKNTLVQASTELGGGFWVLTPFKTIDQSIVLINRGFIPEKMAESYRTLSQKDHSNLTSPSTINVSGLMRMTEPGGGFLRKNDPAGNRWYSRDVQAIAAANDLTQVAPFFIDADAGTNAPNTSSQDKLNTQRNEDSRNYPVAGLTVINFHNNHLVYAVVWFLLAIMTGAAWFYVIRDRKYQPRQHRL from the coding sequence ATGAGTAAGCCAGAACAAGGAATGGCAGGCGATGGCGTCGGCCTGACGCTAACCACAGAATCACCAAATCGTGCCAGCCGCCATTCCATGTTATTCAGATTAGCATTCACTGCCTGCATGGGTATTATCTTTGCAGGCTTTATTTCACTTGCAACCTGGCAAGTCAAACGTCTTCAGTGGAAGCTTGATTTAATTGAACGTGTTGAACAACGCGTTCATGCTGCTGCAACACCCGCCCCTACTTCTGCTCAATGGCCCCGCATCAATGCAAGTGCGGATGAATATCGCCATGTCCAAGTTACCGGTAATTTTTTGGCTAAAAAAAACACTCTGGTACAAGCGTCCACAGAATTGGGAGGCGGCTTCTGGGTACTGACGCCATTCAAGACAATAGATCAAAGTATCGTCCTGATTAATCGCGGCTTTATCCCGGAAAAGATGGCTGAATCGTATCGGACATTATCCCAAAAAGATCACTCCAATTTAACTAGCCCTAGCACGATCAATGTCAGCGGGTTAATGCGTATGACCGAACCGGGTGGAGGTTTTTTAAGAAAAAATGACCCTGCTGGTAATCGCTGGTATTCACGTGATGTGCAGGCAATTGCAGCTGCAAATGATCTGACACAGGTAGCTCCTTTTTTTATCGATGCCGACGCTGGTACTAATGCCCCCAATACGTCATCACAAGATAAACTGAATACCCAGCGCAATGAGGACTCAAGAAATTACCCAGTCGCAGGCTTGACCGTGATCAACTTCCATAACAACCATTTAGTTTATGCTGTGGTCTGGTTCTTACTCGCAATCATGACGGGAGCTGCCTGGTTTTATGTCATCAGAGATAGAAAATATCAGCCTCGTCAGCATAGACTCTAG
- the smpB gene encoding SsrA-binding protein SmpB → MSIADNKKAFHDYFVEEQFEAGVVLQGWEVKSIRAGRVQLKEAYVIVKGGEIFLFGAHIGALPTASTHIHPDSVRTRKLLLNAEEIKKLIGKVERAGYTLVPLNMHYTNGRIKCQIGLAKGKKQHDKRDTEKDRDWQREQQKIMKQNRR, encoded by the coding sequence ATGAGTATTGCTGATAACAAAAAAGCTTTCCACGATTATTTTGTGGAAGAACAATTCGAGGCTGGCGTTGTATTACAAGGCTGGGAGGTCAAGTCCATCCGAGCTGGACGCGTCCAACTAAAAGAAGCATATGTAATCGTCAAGGGTGGAGAGATTTTTCTATTCGGCGCGCACATTGGCGCCTTGCCAACAGCCTCAACTCACATCCATCCAGATTCTGTACGCACTCGCAAACTATTATTAAATGCGGAAGAAATTAAGAAGTTGATCGGAAAAGTGGAGCGAGCTGGCTACACATTAGTTCCTCTTAACATGCACTATACCAATGGAAGAATTAAATGTCAGATCGGTTTAGCTAAGGGTAAAAAGCAGCATGATAAGAGAGACACAGAAAAGGATCGTGACTGGCAGAGAGAACAGCAGAAAATCATGAAACAGAATCGTCGGTAG